A genomic segment from Spirosoma sp. SC4-14 encodes:
- a CDS encoding sigma-70 family RNA polymerase sigma factor, with protein sequence MSDDEALWKTFIKGDETAFEQLFTKYYSILFQYGRKFSPDTEFVKDALQELFTELWQRRTFLSQTPSVRNYLYKSLRRKMLRLSGNRPVSTELTEEVNQFTVTLSPEQLLMDDENSDQQRQQMSHWLSFLTPRQQEAIYLRFYHDMDYDEIASVMAVTNHAARNLIYEALKLLRSRLISIAIGVFTTLQTQFYLVLL encoded by the coding sequence TTGTCAGATGACGAGGCTCTTTGGAAAACCTTTATAAAAGGCGACGAAACGGCATTTGAGCAACTCTTTACTAAGTATTACTCAATTCTATTTCAGTACGGCCGAAAGTTCTCTCCCGATACCGAATTTGTTAAAGATGCCCTCCAGGAGTTGTTTACGGAATTATGGCAACGTCGAACATTCCTGAGTCAGACTCCTTCCGTACGAAATTATCTTTACAAGTCGTTGCGTCGAAAAATGCTCCGGCTTTCAGGTAACCGGCCTGTGAGTACTGAATTAACCGAAGAGGTTAATCAATTTACTGTCACACTTTCGCCCGAACAACTGTTGATGGATGATGAAAATTCCGATCAACAACGCCAGCAGATGTCGCACTGGCTTTCGTTTCTAACACCCCGCCAGCAGGAGGCTATCTACCTTCGGTTTTATCACGATATGGATTATGATGAGATTGCATCCGTAATGGCCGTAACGAATCATGCCGCCCGAAATCTGATTTACGAAGCGCTTAAGCTTCTGCGTAGTCGGCTAATTTCAATCGCTATTGGTGTCTTCACCACATTACAGACTCAATTTTACCTAGTATTATTATAA
- a CDS encoding ABC transporter permease — translation MNAITYLITSLEMERLKINRTLVVWLAIFAPAFVVVMAFMAGYTNGDKFYQPGVNPWINFCEHLLAGWSLFIFPLYVSLLSALYAALEHQNRGWGYLYSLPVPKSSIYLSKLFVLSALIALSHVLLVFFGLGAGWLMGQLKPAYGFQDFTIPAFMPLACMNLFVGGLGVIVIQLLISLWYPSFIIPAGVGLFATLASAIARSLPVSHYSPYLWPYAFLANTLQVNHWSYTILGWSVSVYVLGAMISLFLLGRRSHV, via the coding sequence ATGAATGCAATAACGTATTTGATCACCAGCCTAGAGATGGAGCGGCTGAAGATCAACCGAACGTTAGTCGTCTGGTTAGCCATTTTTGCCCCCGCTTTTGTGGTTGTTATGGCCTTTATGGCTGGGTATACCAATGGCGATAAATTCTATCAACCTGGGGTTAATCCCTGGATCAATTTCTGTGAGCACCTGTTGGCTGGCTGGTCGCTGTTTATTTTTCCGCTCTATGTTTCCTTGCTATCCGCCCTCTACGCAGCACTTGAGCATCAAAACCGAGGTTGGGGCTATTTATATAGCTTACCGGTGCCGAAAAGCAGTATTTATCTGAGTAAGCTGTTCGTGTTGAGTGCCTTGATCGCGCTAAGTCACGTCTTGTTAGTCTTTTTTGGGCTAGGCGCCGGCTGGTTGATGGGTCAGCTAAAGCCAGCCTATGGGTTCCAGGATTTTACCATACCTGCCTTTATGCCCCTGGCTTGTATGAATCTATTTGTGGGCGGCTTAGGCGTGATCGTCATTCAACTACTGATTAGTTTGTGGTATCCGAGCTTTATCATTCCTGCCGGGGTGGGGCTTTTCGCCACCCTGGCAAGCGCTATTGCCCGCAGCCTTCCGGTAAGTCATTATTCTCCCTATCTCTGGCCTTATGCTTTTCTGGCCAACACGCTACAGGTGAACCACTGGAGCTACACTATTTTAGGGTGGAGTGTTAGTGTCTATGTTCTGGGAGCTATGATCAGTCTTTTCCTGCTTGGCCGAAGAAGCCATGTGTAA
- a CDS encoding ATP-binding cassette domain-containing protein → MTYAIQTHQLSYCQGQQTIVDKLNLQVPAGSIFGFLGPNGSGKTTTIRLLLGLIQTSGPSIQLFGQDIRNDRLAILAKVGALIEAPVLYPHLTGYENLQIGRLARQVGRNQIDSVLEMVDLTQEANKRVDRYSLGMRQRLGIALALLGNPDLLMLDEPTNGLDPSGIRDIRRLLIDLSKLYGKTVFVSSHLLSEMEKFVTHVGILNHGQLLFQGSLTQLQRDFSAENSAQTLEDIFLILTKSKL, encoded by the coding sequence ATGACTTACGCCATCCAAACTCATCAACTCAGCTACTGTCAAGGTCAGCAAACAATCGTTGATAAGCTCAATCTACAAGTGCCTGCGGGGAGTATTTTTGGTTTCCTAGGCCCCAATGGTTCGGGTAAAACCACCACAATACGACTGCTGCTGGGACTGATTCAAACCTCAGGACCAAGCATTCAACTATTTGGTCAAGACATTCGGAATGACCGATTGGCGATCCTAGCAAAGGTCGGCGCTTTAATTGAAGCCCCGGTGCTCTACCCTCATTTGACCGGCTATGAAAACCTCCAGATCGGCCGACTTGCCCGCCAAGTGGGGCGAAACCAGATCGACAGCGTACTAGAGATGGTGGATCTTACTCAGGAGGCTAACAAGCGGGTCGATCGCTATTCGCTGGGCATGCGGCAGCGGCTAGGGATCGCCTTGGCGCTGCTGGGAAATCCAGACCTGCTGATGCTGGATGAACCAACCAATGGACTCGATCCGTCCGGGATTCGGGACATCCGTCGTTTGCTGATTGACTTAAGTAAACTCTATGGCAAAACGGTATTTGTTTCCAGTCATTTACTGAGCGAAATGGAAAAGTTTGTGACGCATGTGGGCATCCTCAATCATGGACAGCTGCTGTTTCAGGGATCCCTTACCCAGCTTCAACGTGACTTTTCTGCCGAAAACTCAGCACAAACGCTAGAAGACATTTTTTTAATCCTGACCAAGTCAAAACTATGA
- a CDS encoding sensor histidine kinase yields the protein MHHRFQRLFTKPIPDYLPTLFHSLVWLAYIGSVIYINTYQGVNFLIGHPSVYILAQMIVFYTNYQYFIPALLARMKVARFMAVNGLLILGLVSLGIPAYQGLRNWYLGGEAGHFPLSYREQFILRSLELVLFVALACIVRFAVDWFTFQQKRRELENTQLRTELSFLRSQLNPHFLFNTLNALYGLAIKQSADTSAGIMQLSQLMRYVLYETDEEQVPLEKEVEMIEHFLALQRLRLPLDFPLHFVVQGDVETVRLEPLLLLPIVENVFKHGAEFASISLVLDETSLTLRTTNGIRTTGIQPVGGIGLTNLKRRLTHLYENRHQLQLSQTGEHFQTTLLLTFQRL from the coding sequence ATGCATCACCGATTCCAGCGACTCTTCACCAAACCCATACCTGATTACTTACCGACTCTTTTTCATAGTCTGGTCTGGTTAGCCTATATCGGATCAGTTATCTATATCAATACCTATCAAGGCGTTAACTTTCTAATTGGCCATCCTAGCGTTTACATCTTGGCCCAAATGATCGTCTTTTATACCAACTATCAGTACTTCATTCCCGCCTTACTGGCTCGCATGAAGGTGGCTCGTTTTATGGCTGTTAATGGGCTGCTCATTCTGGGTTTGGTGAGCCTGGGCATTCCAGCTTATCAGGGACTAAGAAACTGGTACTTGGGTGGTGAGGCTGGTCATTTCCCCTTGTCCTATCGGGAACAATTTATTCTACGATCTCTTGAATTAGTGCTGTTTGTCGCACTTGCCTGTATCGTGCGGTTTGCTGTTGATTGGTTTACGTTTCAGCAGAAGAGAAGGGAACTCGAGAATACCCAACTCAGAACCGAGCTCTCCTTTTTACGGTCCCAACTGAACCCCCATTTTTTATTCAACACCTTGAACGCGTTGTATGGACTGGCCATCAAACAATCGGCAGACACGTCGGCGGGAATCATGCAGCTTTCTCAGCTGATGCGGTATGTGCTGTATGAAACGGATGAAGAGCAGGTTCCATTGGAAAAAGAAGTGGAGATGATCGAGCATTTTCTAGCCTTGCAGCGACTACGGTTACCCCTGGACTTTCCGCTTCATTTTGTCGTTCAGGGAGATGTAGAAACCGTACGACTCGAACCGTTGCTGCTGCTGCCGATTGTTGAAAATGTCTTCAAGCATGGGGCGGAGTTTGCCTCTATTTCGCTTGTACTGGATGAGACCAGCTTGACCCTACGCACCACGAATGGAATCCGAACCACGGGCATCCAGCCGGTGGGTGGCATTGGGCTGACCAACTTAAAACGCAGGCTAACCCACTTGTATGAAAACCGCCATCAATTGCAGCTCAGTCAGACGGGTGAGCACTTTCAAACTACGCTTTTATTGACCTTCCAGCGATTATGA
- a CDS encoding LytTR family DNA-binding domain-containing protein, whose protein sequence is MIKTRCLVVDDERLALEVMESYIERVPFLHLAKLCSTPLQALEFLAQNPIDVLFLDIDMPGLSGLQLLQTLKSPPLVILTTAYSQFGVEAFALNVTDYLLKPIPFNRFLAAVQKVQTQLGTHRLPTTESAPEPKPLTGHLFVKSGVKTMRVDLDDILFIEGKKDYVLVHTRHQKISTQFSLTGFMEKLPPAHFARIHRSFIVALTKIDSIERNRIVIATTEVPIGELYREEFFNRIG, encoded by the coding sequence ATGATAAAAACTCGATGCCTAGTGGTAGATGATGAACGACTAGCCCTGGAGGTAATGGAATCCTATATCGAGCGAGTGCCTTTCCTGCACCTGGCTAAGTTATGCTCAACCCCGCTGCAAGCGCTTGAATTCTTAGCTCAAAATCCCATTGATGTACTTTTTCTGGATATCGACATGCCCGGTTTAAGTGGCTTGCAGTTGCTACAAACATTGAAGAGCCCCCCACTGGTGATTCTGACTACGGCCTATTCCCAATTTGGAGTCGAAGCCTTTGCGTTGAATGTAACGGATTATCTGCTCAAACCGATTCCGTTCAACCGGTTTCTGGCCGCGGTCCAAAAGGTACAAACCCAACTCGGTACCCATCGCTTGCCTACGACTGAATCCGCGCCTGAACCCAAACCGTTGACTGGCCACCTGTTCGTCAAATCCGGCGTAAAGACGATGCGTGTCGATTTAGACGATATTCTCTTCATTGAGGGCAAAAAAGACTACGTGTTGGTGCATACCCGCCATCAAAAGATTAGTACCCAGTTTTCGCTAACTGGCTTTATGGAGAAACTACCACCCGCCCACTTTGCCCGAATCCACCGTTCGTTTATTGTTGCCTTGACAAAAATTGATAGTATTGAGCGTAACCGCATTGTGATTGCCACCACTGAAGTCCCGATCGGAGAACTCTACCGGGAAGAATTTTTTAACCGGATTGGCTAA
- a CDS encoding aldo/keto reductase, which yields MTLTDYQTLGRSGLIVSPLALGTMTFGNTAWGSPDDTSQQIFNQYLDAGGNFIDTADVYSSGRSEELVGQYIAERQLRDQVVLATKFGFNTQRGNPHAGGNGRKHIHQALEGSLRRLKTDYVDLYWLHVWDMVTPVEEVLQTLGALVEAGKIRYFGFSDMPAWYTTKAATLSAVHHVPGPIAMQMEYSLVERMVEQEHLPAGRECGLSLSPWSPLAAGFLAGKYERINGEASGQGRLKGPNPFGNSKFTDRNWQILDVLRSVAGQLDRPLPSVALAWLLAQPGVRAPIMGARQTDQLEDNLASLTIQFTPDQHKALNDISMPNLFFTPGLKTMIFGGTAVQAWR from the coding sequence ATGACCCTGACTGATTATCAAACGCTGGGGCGTTCAGGCCTTATTGTCAGCCCCTTAGCCCTTGGCACTATGACCTTTGGCAATACGGCCTGGGGTTCGCCGGATGATACTTCCCAACAGATCTTCAATCAGTACCTTGACGCTGGGGGCAACTTTATCGATACCGCCGATGTGTATTCGAGTGGTCGCAGCGAAGAACTCGTTGGGCAGTACATCGCTGAGAGACAGTTGCGCGACCAGGTGGTGCTAGCCACTAAATTTGGTTTTAATACCCAACGAGGCAATCCCCACGCGGGGGGCAATGGGCGCAAGCATATTCATCAGGCGCTCGAGGGTTCACTGCGCCGGTTGAAGACCGACTATGTAGACCTCTACTGGCTGCACGTCTGGGATATGGTGACGCCGGTGGAGGAGGTTCTGCAGACGCTGGGAGCGCTGGTAGAGGCCGGTAAGATTCGGTACTTCGGTTTCTCGGACATGCCCGCCTGGTATACGACCAAAGCCGCTACGCTGTCCGCTGTCCATCATGTACCCGGCCCCATCGCCATGCAGATGGAGTACTCGCTGGTGGAACGCATGGTGGAACAGGAACACCTGCCCGCCGGCCGGGAATGTGGGCTTAGCCTATCGCCGTGGAGCCCACTGGCGGCTGGGTTTCTGGCCGGTAAGTATGAGCGAATTAACGGGGAGGCTAGTGGGCAGGGACGGCTCAAGGGCCCCAATCCGTTTGGTAACTCCAAATTCACCGACCGCAACTGGCAGATTCTCGACGTACTCCGTAGCGTAGCTGGTCAGCTCGACCGTCCTCTGCCCTCGGTGGCTTTAGCCTGGCTTCTGGCGCAGCCCGGCGTAAGAGCTCCCATCATGGGTGCCCGCCAAACGGACCAACTCGAGGACAATCTGGCGTCTTTAACGATCCAGTTTACCCCTGACCAGCATAAAGCTCTGAATGACATTTCGATGCCTAACCTGTTTTTTACGCCAGGTCTTAAAACGATGATTTTTGGCGGAACAGCGGTCCAGGCGTGGCGCTAG
- a CDS encoding helix-turn-helix transcriptional regulator, whose product MQKNMSSQIQTLHTVTEYTRFYGLPAPAHPLLTLIDLGAANRLAVASAGQSINQPIVPQLYTIFIKRNLKGLLYYGHRPYDFSEGVMGFSTPGQVFRVDESLDTSGVTGWMLVFHPDLLRKYPLGKKIGHYGFFSYTVHEALHLAEREETLLDRLLDNLRDECERPIDAFSQDVLVGQIELLLTYADRFYHRQFFTRRTVEHDRNEGSLLSQFETALTGYFAQDAELPLPSVQFFADALNVSPAYLSDMLRILTGQNTQQHIHQALIEKAKQRLLTTSLTINELAFQLGFEYPQYFSRLFKQKTGLSPVAFRFSAQ is encoded by the coding sequence ATGCAAAAAAATATGTCGAGCCAGATTCAGACGTTGCATACCGTCACGGAGTACACCCGATTTTACGGCTTACCCGCGCCAGCGCATCCGTTGCTTACCCTGATTGACTTAGGCGCAGCCAACCGCCTGGCAGTGGCCAGTGCCGGTCAGTCTATTAATCAGCCGATCGTGCCACAGTTGTACACCATTTTTATCAAGCGCAATTTGAAAGGGTTGCTTTATTATGGCCATCGGCCCTATGACTTTAGTGAAGGGGTCATGGGCTTTTCGACCCCCGGCCAGGTATTCCGTGTCGATGAATCGTTGGATACCTCCGGGGTAACCGGGTGGATGCTGGTCTTTCATCCAGACTTGCTACGTAAATACCCTTTAGGCAAGAAGATAGGCCACTATGGCTTTTTCTCGTATACCGTCCATGAAGCCCTTCACCTGGCGGAGAGGGAAGAAACCCTGCTCGACCGGTTGCTGGATAATCTGCGGGACGAATGTGAACGGCCGATTGATGCCTTTAGCCAGGACGTATTGGTGGGGCAGATTGAGCTGCTGCTCACTTACGCCGACCGGTTTTACCACCGGCAGTTTTTCACCCGGCGTACGGTTGAGCACGACCGCAATGAGGGATCGTTGTTAAGTCAGTTCGAGACGGCATTGACCGGCTACTTCGCCCAGGATGCCGAACTTCCTTTACCATCGGTGCAGTTTTTCGCCGATGCGCTGAATGTCTCACCGGCTTACCTAAGCGATATGCTACGGATATTGACGGGTCAGAACACCCAGCAGCATATTCACCAGGCCCTGATCGAAAAGGCCAAACAACGGCTGCTCACGACGTCCCTGACGATCAATGAGCTGGCCTTCCAGCTTGGCTTCGAGTACCCCCAATATTTTAGCCGTCTCTTCAAACAAAAGACGGGCCTGAGTCCGGTTGCGTTCCGCTTCTCGGCGCAGTAA
- a CDS encoding aldo/keto reductase: protein MDRLKKVALGSQGLHVSVEGLGCMGMTDFPGGTVYGTPDQAESIATIHRALELGVTMLDTADLYGPFTNEQLIGKAIADKRHQVTIASKFGFEIDDTDTITFAYNGQPVYVRKAIERSLKNLKTDYIDLYYLHRLDPNTPIEDTVGAMADLVKEGKVRYLGLSEVSSDIIRRAHAVHPITAIESEYSLFDRGVEATGVLKTTRELGIGFVGYSPLGRGFLSGAIQSPDDFEPSDSRRMFPRYQGDNFYKNLELVHKLKTMAQTKGVSASQLALAWVLAQDVVAIPGTKRRTYLEANVAAADITLTPSELTALDSILPMGSVAGDAYPVFS from the coding sequence ATGGACAGGTTAAAAAAAGTAGCACTCGGTAGCCAGGGATTACACGTGTCGGTTGAGGGATTAGGATGCATGGGCATGACCGATTTTCCCGGTGGCACTGTTTACGGAACGCCCGACCAAGCCGAAAGCATAGCCACCATTCACCGGGCGCTCGAACTCGGGGTAACGATGCTGGATACGGCCGATCTCTACGGCCCCTTTACCAACGAACAACTGATTGGCAAAGCCATTGCGGATAAGCGCCATCAGGTCACGATTGCCTCCAAGTTTGGGTTTGAGATTGACGATACGGACACCATTACCTTCGCCTACAACGGACAGCCCGTTTACGTACGCAAAGCCATTGAGCGATCCTTGAAGAACCTCAAAACCGACTACATCGACCTCTATTATCTGCACCGGCTAGACCCCAATACGCCTATTGAGGACACGGTAGGAGCTATGGCTGATTTGGTTAAAGAAGGCAAGGTACGCTACCTGGGCTTGTCGGAAGTGTCCTCCGACATCATTCGCCGGGCGCACGCGGTGCACCCCATCACGGCCATCGAAAGTGAATACTCGCTCTTCGACCGGGGTGTGGAGGCAACGGGGGTACTGAAAACAACGCGGGAGCTGGGCATCGGTTTTGTGGGCTATTCGCCCTTAGGCCGAGGCTTTCTGTCAGGAGCCATCCAATCGCCGGACGACTTTGAGCCTTCCGATTCGCGCCGGATGTTTCCCCGCTACCAGGGTGACAACTTTTACAAGAACCTGGAACTAGTCCACAAACTCAAAACGATGGCCCAAACCAAAGGGGTTTCGGCTTCGCAACTGGCGTTGGCCTGGGTACTGGCCCAGGACGTGGTAGCCATACCTGGCACCAAGCGCCGGACCTATTTAGAAGCGAACGTGGCAGCCGCCGACATCACCCTAACTCCTTCGGAGCTTACCGCGCTCGATTCGATTCTACCCATGGGCAGCGTAGCGGGGGACGCTTATCCAGTTTTTAGCTGA
- a CDS encoding PAS domain-containing protein has protein sequence MHTASSRPDSPPFTAIWNQQVAHLFMQAPSAIAVVEGPEQVFVFANPRYQAIFGRTQEQLLGRSIRQVWPELEGQGIYEIFETVYRTGQPYEAQDYQAQFWCGPSLVTGYYQFVAQPLMDQQGQLSYIMIQVIDVTQLVKTRQDQHEQEEHLHYTVELNPQVPWTADAQGNIDGFSQRWLTLTGLTAAQALGEGWMQVPHPDDRPSMVKAWLHSIQTGEPYDVEHRIRLAEGTYKWMRSRAFARKDSAGRVLKWYGSTEDIAAQKSAQLALEQSHQRITALIEEAPVATSLYTGPELVIEIANEMMITYWGKDHSVIGKPLAQALPELQGQPFLDLLDTIFRSGTVHQQRAARADLVVGGKLTTFYFDYTYKPLRNDQGQVYAILNMAIDVTEQVKTHGQLLASEERYRSLSRVLEQQVAERTNELVAALDELASTNQELTGKNADYAAINEALTASGEKVEYANRDLAKANQDLARSNQNLEQFAYVASHDLQEPLRKIQQFGDLLKSRLVHSSREELVYLDRMQLAASRMSQLIKDLLAFSRLATSPVSPLAVDLNRVLTDVLDTLSVLLEESGAQLEVDHLPVVAGDALQFEQLFQNLLTNAIKFSGRDQTGQPVKPRIRIGASQLLSTDLPGWVKPVRPAVAYHLIEVTDNGIGFEEHYRDRIFQVFQRLHGKGAYAGTGIGLAICEKVVSNHGGAITARSQPGQGATFSVYLPK, from the coding sequence ATGCATACTGCCTCTTCCCGGCCAGATAGTCCCCCCTTTACAGCCATCTGGAACCAGCAGGTAGCTCACTTGTTTATGCAGGCCCCTTCGGCCATTGCCGTCGTTGAGGGCCCGGAACAGGTCTTTGTCTTTGCCAATCCTCGCTACCAGGCCATATTCGGCCGTACTCAGGAGCAACTCCTGGGCCGATCGATTCGTCAAGTGTGGCCCGAACTTGAGGGGCAAGGTATCTATGAAATTTTTGAGACGGTCTATCGAACTGGACAGCCTTATGAGGCCCAAGACTATCAAGCCCAGTTCTGGTGTGGACCCTCACTGGTGACGGGCTATTATCAGTTTGTTGCCCAACCCCTGATGGACCAACAAGGTCAGTTGAGCTATATCATGATTCAGGTCATTGACGTTACCCAACTCGTCAAGACCCGGCAAGACCAACATGAGCAGGAAGAACACCTTCACTACACAGTCGAGCTGAATCCGCAAGTCCCCTGGACGGCCGATGCCCAGGGCAACATTGATGGATTTAGCCAACGATGGCTCACCCTGACGGGGCTGACAGCGGCCCAGGCCTTGGGCGAAGGCTGGATGCAAGTGCCTCATCCCGATGATCGGCCGTCTATGGTGAAGGCGTGGCTGCATTCGATTCAGACCGGTGAACCCTATGATGTAGAACATCGCATCCGGCTGGCCGAGGGTACCTATAAGTGGATGCGCTCGCGGGCCTTTGCCCGCAAAGACTCCGCCGGTAGGGTGCTGAAGTGGTACGGAAGCACCGAAGACATTGCTGCCCAAAAAAGTGCCCAGTTGGCCCTGGAACAGAGTCATCAACGAATTACGGCGTTGATCGAAGAAGCGCCCGTGGCCACCAGTCTGTACACTGGACCTGAGCTGGTTATTGAAATAGCCAATGAGATGATGATCACCTACTGGGGAAAAGACCACTCGGTCATTGGCAAACCGCTCGCCCAGGCGTTGCCGGAGTTACAGGGGCAGCCATTTCTGGACTTGCTGGACACTATCTTCAGGAGTGGCACCGTCCATCAGCAACGAGCTGCCCGGGCCGATCTGGTAGTAGGCGGTAAGTTGACAACGTTTTACTTTGACTATACGTACAAACCGTTACGCAATGATCAGGGACAAGTCTATGCCATTCTGAACATGGCCATTGATGTAACCGAGCAGGTGAAAACCCACGGGCAGCTACTGGCGAGTGAAGAGCGCTATCGAAGCCTGTCCCGCGTGCTTGAGCAGCAGGTAGCAGAGCGGACAAACGAGTTGGTAGCAGCCCTGGACGAGTTGGCCAGTACCAACCAGGAGTTAACAGGCAAGAATGCAGACTATGCCGCCATCAACGAAGCATTGACCGCTTCGGGGGAGAAAGTTGAGTACGCCAACCGGGATCTGGCCAAAGCCAACCAAGACCTGGCCCGATCGAATCAGAATCTGGAGCAGTTCGCTTACGTGGCTAGTCATGACTTACAGGAACCGCTGCGCAAAATTCAACAGTTCGGTGATCTGCTGAAAAGTCGGCTTGTCCACTCCTCCAGGGAGGAGCTGGTTTATCTGGATCGCATGCAGCTGGCAGCCAGTCGCATGTCGCAGTTGATAAAGGACCTACTGGCCTTTTCCCGCCTGGCTACCAGTCCGGTCAGCCCGCTGGCTGTGGATCTCAACCGGGTGCTTACTGACGTACTGGACACGTTATCGGTGCTGCTGGAGGAAAGCGGGGCTCAGCTTGAGGTGGATCACTTACCCGTTGTAGCGGGGGATGCCTTGCAATTCGAGCAACTCTTCCAAAACCTGCTCACCAACGCCATCAAATTCAGTGGGCGGGATCAGACAGGCCAGCCAGTCAAGCCAAGGATTCGTATTGGCGCTAGCCAGCTTCTTTCCACCGACTTGCCGGGGTGGGTGAAGCCCGTCCGGCCGGCGGTTGCCTACCACCTGATCGAAGTGACTGACAACGGGATCGGCTTCGAGGAGCACTACCGGGATCGCATCTTTCAGGTCTTTCAGCGGCTGCATGGCAAAGGAGCGTACGCCGGCACGGGCATCGGGCTGGCGATTTGTGAGAAGGTGGTCAGCAATCACGGGGGCGCTATAACCGCCCGTAGTCAACCTGGTCAGGGGGCCACCTTTAGCGTGTACCTGCCCAAGTAG
- a CDS encoding MerR family transcriptional regulator — protein MLIGMLAQESGFSRDTIRYYEKIGLLRLPRKARRENNYKEYSPAILARLRAIRELKAIGYTLAEIQQVISSYEMGGLDCMAGKKQVLKKVRLIEEQITQLQAIKQQLLQAVADCPDHCKITTILKTNLAA, from the coding sequence ATGCTCATTGGCATGCTTGCCCAGGAATCGGGCTTCTCCCGCGACACGATCCGCTACTATGAAAAGATTGGCTTGTTGCGCCTGCCCCGGAAGGCCAGGCGGGAAAACAATTACAAGGAGTATTCACCCGCCATCCTTGCCCGGTTGCGAGCCATTAGGGAATTAAAGGCCATTGGCTACACACTGGCGGAGATTCAGCAGGTCATATCCTCTTACGAAATGGGCGGCTTAGATTGCATGGCAGGCAAAAAACAGGTGCTGAAAAAAGTCCGTTTGATCGAGGAACAAATCACTCAGTTGCAGGCTATCAAGCAACAACTGTTGCAAGCGGTTGCCGACTGTCCCGACCATTGCAAAATCACAACGATTCTGAAAACCAACCTGGCCGCATGA
- a CDS encoding cation transporter: MNKSVFKVTKMDCPSEEQLIRMKLGGDDTIERLQFDIPNRQLTILHTGDVAPIRQAIDSLRLDSSLVETEDADLAELTEETPRDRQLLLTVLGINAFFFCLEVLAGFLAESMGLIADSLDMLADALVYGLALYAVGKAVSAQKIVARISGYLQLILAIGGLVEVVRRFLIGEELPNFGLMVGASMLALIGNSICLYLLRREKSDKAHMQASEIFTSNDIVVNLGVMLAGGLVYLLHSPWPDLIIGLLIFGVVARGAFRIFQLAR, translated from the coding sequence ATGAACAAATCAGTTTTTAAAGTTACCAAAATGGACTGTCCTTCTGAGGAACAGCTCATTCGTATGAAGTTAGGCGGTGATGACACTATCGAGCGGTTGCAATTCGACATCCCCAACCGCCAACTCACCATACTTCATACGGGCGATGTGGCACCCATCAGGCAGGCCATTGATAGCTTGCGACTGGATAGTTCCCTGGTGGAAACCGAGGATGCCGATTTAGCCGAATTGACCGAAGAAACACCCCGCGACCGGCAGTTGCTGCTTACCGTGCTTGGCATCAATGCATTTTTCTTCTGTTTGGAAGTGTTAGCGGGATTCTTAGCTGAATCGATGGGCCTGATAGCTGATTCCCTCGATATGCTGGCCGATGCGCTGGTATATGGCTTGGCCCTCTATGCGGTCGGCAAAGCGGTAAGCGCCCAAAAGATCGTGGCCCGCATTAGTGGATATTTGCAATTAATCCTGGCGATTGGCGGACTGGTGGAAGTAGTACGCCGGTTCCTCATCGGTGAGGAGTTACCTAATTTCGGCTTGATGGTTGGGGCTTCCATGCTGGCTCTCATCGGTAATTCTATCTGCCTGTATTTGTTGCGCCGTGAAAAAAGCGACAAAGCACATATGCAAGCCAGCGAGATTTTCACCTCAAACGATATTGTGGTGAATTTGGGCGTAATGCTGGCTGGTGGTCTGGTCTATCTGCTTCACTCGCCTTGGCCAGATTTGATTATTGGTCTGCTAATATTTGGCGTCGTTGCACGCGGTGCGTTCCGTATTTTTCAACTTGCCCGATAG